CGGCGGTCGATCTCGGCAAGGGCCCCGGCGAGCTCGCGCCGTACCGGGTAGAGCAGGGCGGCCAGCGGCAGGGCCAGCGCCCAGGGGCCGAGCGCCGGCTTCAGCGCCCAGGCCGCCAGGGCGAGGATCGCCGCCAGGGCCGCGCGCACGCGCCAGGCCCGGCGGGCCGCCCAGCGCCGGTGCAGGTCCATGGCCCCAGCCTAGCCCGGCGGGCGGTGAACCGGGTGAAGGGTCAGGCGCCTTCCCGGTAGCGCTTCATGCAGGCTTCCACCTCGGCCACGGCGGCGTCGCGGCCGCCCCAGCCGGTGACCTTGACCCACTTGCCCTTCTTGGCCTCGAGCGCCTTGTAGGTCTCGAAGAAGTTGGCGATCTCGTCGCGCTTGCCCGGGGGCACGTCGGCCAGGTCCTGGATCGCGTCGAGCCGCGGGTCCTCGGCCACCACCGCGAGCACCTTGGAGTCGGGGCCCTTCTCGTCCTCCATGTGCAACAGCCCGACGACCCGGGTCTCGACGAGGACGCCGGGGAGGAGCGGGTAGCTGGAGAGGATGATCCCGTCCAGGGGGTCGCCGTCCTCGGCGAGGGTCTGGGGGATGAAGCCGTAGTCCCCCGGGTAGAACTGGGCCCCGGGGAGGACGCGGTCGAGCTTGACCATGCCGGTGGCCTCGTCGAACTCGTACTTGTTCGCCGACCCGTGGGGCACCTCGATGATCATGTGCACCGTCTGGGGTGCGCCGTCGCCGATGGGAATGTCGTGCAGGTTGGCCATGGCCCCAGGATACGGCGGAGGGCGCGCGCGACGCTAGCGCTCGCGCCAGACCAGCGCGGCCAGGAGGTCGAGCGCCTCGCGGGCGGCCTCCCGTCCGGGCAGGGGCGCGAAGGCGCGCTCCAGCTCGGCGAGGGCCGGCTCGGCCATCCGCCGGGCGCGCTCGCGGGCGCGCGCCACCGCCCCCGACGCGAGCAGGCGTTCGTGCAACCAGGCCACCTCGGCCGGATCCTTCTCGGCCCGCGGCCGGCGCAGGAGCGCCTCGGCGCGGGCGCGCTCTTCGGGTGCGGCGGAGGCCAGCCAGTCGAGCAGGATCAGGGTGCGCTTCCCCTCCCAGAGGTCGCCCGCGGCCTCCTTGCCGTAGGCCGCGGGGTCGCCCTCGAGGTTGAGCACGTCGTCGACGATCTGGAAGGCGACGCCCAGCTCGAGCCCGGCGCGGGCGAAGGCGGGGTCGGGCATCCGGCCGGCGACTAGCGCCCCCAGCCGCAGTGGGGCCACGGCGGTGTAGTAGGCGGCCTTGCGCCGCACCATCTCGAGGTAGTCGTCCGGGGTGAGGTCGAAGCGGCCCTCGAGCGTCCAGCTGAGGTCGAGGTGCTGCCCGCTGGCCGTCGTCTCGACGAGCTCGGCGAACTCGAGCAGTACCTTGCGGCGCGCCCCCGCCTCGGCGAGCAGGCGCCACATCGCCGCGTGCAGGGCGTCGCCGGCGTTGAGGGCAAGCGGCATGGGCACGAGCCGGTGCAGCGCCGGGCGGCCGCGGCGTTCGTCGGAGTCGTCCTCGATGTCGTCGTGGACCAGCACCCAGTTCTGGAAGAGCTCGAGCGCCGCCGCCACCCCCAGCGCCGCGGTGTCGTCGCCGTAGGCGCGCGCGGTGAGAACGACGAGGCGGCCGCGCAGCATCTTGCCCCCCCGCTCGGGGTAGTCGCGCAGAAGCCGCGCGTAGGCGGCCAGTTCGGGCCGCGGCGCGGCTTCGGGATCGGGCAGGGCGGCGAGCAGGGTGCGCTGGATCTGCCGGGCGAGCGGGGTCACGGGGCCATTCTAGCCCCCGCGCGCCTAGGCCTCCAAGCGGCGCGCGCGCCGGCGCGCGAGGGCGAAGCTCACCGCGAGCAGCAACAGGTAGGCGGCCTGGGAGCCCAGGGTCTCGAGGGTGCCGCGCAGCCCCGCCCAGCTCAGCAGCGCGCGGTCGAAGACGCCCGCCCACCAGGCGGTCTCGGGCAGCCAGCCGGCCTCCTGGAGTTCGTGCACCCCGTTGCCCACGAAGCTGATCGCCAGCAGCAGGAGCAGCCAGCCGGAAACCTGGAAGGCCCGGCGCAGCGGCAGCCGCCGCCCGCTCCTGGCCAGGGCCGCCACGACCAGCGCGGTCACGCCCACGCCGGCGAGGAAGCCCGCCCCCGCGGCGCTCGCGGGGACCTGGGCGAGCAGCGCCCGGAAGAAGAGCACGGTCTCGAACCCCTCGCGGAAGACGACCAGGAAACCCAGGACCGCGAGCCCCAGCGCCGAGCCGCGGGCCACGGCCGCGCGCGCCCGCGTGCGCATGCGCTCGGTCCAGTCCACCACGTAGGCCTGGTGGAAGAGCCAGTTGATCACGAAGAAGAGCACCCCCGCCGCCAGCAGGGCGGTGACGCCCTCGAGCACCTCGCGGCCGGCCTCGCTCATCCCCAGGAGCAGGCTCGAGGCCCACCAGGCCGCGGCGCTCGCCAGCAGCGCGGCGGCGACGCCGCCCCAGAGGCCCCGCAGCAGGCGCGCGCCCGCGCCCGCGGCGCGCAGGTAGACGAGGACGGCGCCCAGCACCAGCGCGGCCTCGAGCCCCTCCCGGAGCACGATCGTCGCGGCGCTCGTCATCCCCCAGGTCCAGCCCGCCGTCTGGGCCAGGGCCGCGCCCGAAAGCCCCGCCCAGGCCAGGGCAACGTGGAAGACACGCGAACCGTTCATGCCGCAACCCTACACGGGCCGCCCGGCTAATGTCAAGTATTCCGGTCGGAATTGTAGGTTATTAGCAACGGTAACCGTTCGCGTTTGCGTTTACGCCTCCGCCAGCTCCTCGAGCCGCCGCTGCCAGGGGGCGTGGCCCGCCTCGGCCGCCTCGCGCCGCGCCATCTCCGCGTACCCCGCCTCGCCGGTGGCCCGGAAGAGGGCCCAAAGCGCCCGGCTCGCGGCGTAGGGGTCGCGCTGGGCGCGGGCCTCCTTGAAGGCCTTCTCGGCGAGCTCGCGCGCCTTGTCCGCGTAGCCCCAGGCCGCGTGGGCCTCGGCGAGCAGCGCGAGCACCACCGGGGAGAAGCTGCGCCCCATCACCTCGTGGATGCCCAGGGCCTCCCCCAGGGCGTGCGTCGCCTCCTTGGGGCGGCCCAGCGCGGTCAGCGCCTCGCCCTTGAGCATCAGCGCGGCGATGGCCAGCTCCCCGTCGGTGGCCTCC
This genomic stretch from Oceanithermus profundus DSM 14977 harbors:
- a CDS encoding inorganic diphosphatase, which produces MANLHDIPIGDGAPQTVHMIIEVPHGSANKYEFDEATGMVKLDRVLPGAQFYPGDYGFIPQTLAEDGDPLDGIILSSYPLLPGVLVETRVVGLLHMEDEKGPDSKVLAVVAEDPRLDAIQDLADVPPGKRDEIANFFETYKALEAKKGKWVKVTGWGGRDAAVAEVEACMKRYREGA
- a CDS encoding polyprenyl synthetase family protein, whose translation is MTPLARQIQRTLLAALPDPEAAPRPELAAYARLLRDYPERGGKMLRGRLVVLTARAYGDDTAALGVAAALELFQNWVLVHDDIEDDSDERRGRPALHRLVPMPLALNAGDALHAAMWRLLAEAGARRKVLLEFAELVETTASGQHLDLSWTLEGRFDLTPDDYLEMVRRKAAYYTAVAPLRLGALVAGRMPDPAFARAGLELGVAFQIVDDVLNLEGDPAAYGKEAAGDLWEGKRTLILLDWLASAAPEERARAEALLRRPRAEKDPAEVAWLHERLLASGAVARARERARRMAEPALAELERAFAPLPGREAAREALDLLAALVWRER
- a CDS encoding FTR1 family iron permease, encoding MNGSRVFHVALAWAGLSGAALAQTAGWTWGMTSAATIVLREGLEAALVLGAVLVYLRAAGAGARLLRGLWGGVAAALLASAAAWWASSLLLGMSEAGREVLEGVTALLAAGVLFFVINWLFHQAYVVDWTERMRTRARAAVARGSALGLAVLGFLVVFREGFETVLFFRALLAQVPASAAGAGFLAGVGVTALVVAALARSGRRLPLRRAFQVSGWLLLLLAISFVGNGVHELQEAGWLPETAWWAGVFDRALLSWAGLRGTLETLGSQAAYLLLLAVSFALARRRARRLEA